A genome region from Kiloniellales bacterium includes the following:
- a CDS encoding LysR substrate-binding domain-containing protein gives MDRLLELEVYVRVVHAGSFTAAGRDLGLSPSAVSKQIGRLEDRLGVRLLNRTTRRVAMTGEGAAFFEHAKRIVADLDEAEQALSHLSAAPRGLLRVNMPVTFGQLILAPLIPEFLRRYPDVEVEITVNDRLVDLVEEGMDLGIRIGALKDSSLIARKLASSRRAVCAAPRYLKGAGTPRRPADLAGHNCLVYTYRTWRNDWPFRSAEGSETVHVTGSFSANNAEMLRQVALGGGGIIMLPIWQVRDDLLSGRLVELLPDYSSPDADIHAVYPQTRYLAPRVRAFVDYLALEFAAMARTWGAGA, from the coding sequence TTGGACCGCCTTCTGGAGCTCGAGGTCTACGTCCGGGTGGTCCACGCCGGCAGCTTCACCGCCGCCGGGCGCGACCTCGGCCTCAGCCCCTCCGCGGTCAGCAAGCAGATCGGCCGGCTGGAGGACCGCCTCGGCGTGCGGCTCCTCAACCGCACCACCCGCAGGGTCGCCATGACCGGCGAGGGCGCCGCCTTCTTCGAGCACGCCAAGCGGATCGTCGCCGACCTCGACGAGGCCGAGCAGGCCCTGTCGCATCTCAGCGCCGCGCCGCGTGGCCTGCTCCGGGTCAACATGCCGGTAACCTTCGGGCAGTTGATCCTGGCCCCCCTGATCCCCGAGTTCCTGCGCCGCTACCCCGACGTCGAGGTCGAGATCACCGTCAACGACCGCCTGGTCGACCTGGTCGAGGAGGGCATGGACCTCGGGATCCGCATCGGTGCGCTCAAGGACTCCAGCCTGATCGCCCGCAAGCTGGCGTCCAGCCGCCGGGCGGTCTGCGCCGCGCCACGCTACCTCAAGGGCGCCGGGACGCCGCGCCGGCCGGCGGACCTCGCCGGCCACAACTGCCTGGTCTACACCTATCGGACTTGGCGCAACGACTGGCCCTTCCGCAGCGCGGAGGGCAGCGAGACGGTGCACGTCACGGGCAGCTTTTCGGCCAACAACGCCGAGATGCTGCGCCAGGTCGCCCTGGGCGGCGGCGGGATCATCATGTTGCCGATCTGGCAGGTCCGCGACGACCTGCTGTCGGGGCGCCTGGTCGAGCTGCTGCCAGACTACAGCTCGCCCGACGCCGACATCCACGCGGTCTACCCGCAGACCCGCTACCTGGCGCCGCGGGTGCGGGCCTTCGTCGACTACCTGGCGCTCGAGTTCGCCGCCATGGCGCGGACCTGGGGGGCCGGCGCCTGA
- the purH gene encoding bifunctional phosphoribosylaminoimidazolecarboxamide formyltransferase/IMP cyclohydrolase gives MSETPEDLPIRRALISVSDKTGLAGLGKQLAARGVEILSTGGSAKALTEAGVEVTEVSAHTGFPEIMDGRVKTLHPKIHGGILARRDLEGHRAAMAEQEIAPIDLVVVNLYPFTRTVAAGADFPTCIENIDIGGPAMLRAAAKNHDWVTVVVDPGDYAALLKEQDRNQGATSLELRRRLAGKVYAHTAAYDSAIANWLAEQEGESLPESLLISGRRLQSLRYGENPHQQAAFYAALSGPVAPRPGVAAATQVQGKALSYNNLNDTDAAFELAAEFEQPAIAIIKHANPCGVAEAASLHEAYRRALACDPVSAYGGIVAANRPLDQDTAAEIAELFVEVVIAPGADEAAKAAFARKKNLRLLLTEGLPDPAAAGLTIKALSGGYLVQGRDAGRILPGDLKVVTKRQPSQEELADLIFAFRVAKHVKSNTIVYAKDGATVGIGAGQMSRVDAAHIAAQKSRDAAEAAGETASRTEGAAVASDAFFPFADGLLVAVEAGATAVIQPGGSIRDDEVIAAADAASLAMVFTGMRHFRH, from the coding sequence ATGTCAGAGACACCCGAAGACCTTCCAATCCGCCGCGCTTTGATCTCCGTCTCGGACAAGACTGGGCTGGCCGGGCTGGGCAAGCAACTGGCCGCCCGCGGCGTCGAGATCCTCTCGACCGGGGGCTCGGCCAAGGCGCTGACGGAGGCCGGGGTCGAGGTGACCGAGGTCTCGGCCCACACCGGCTTCCCCGAGATCATGGACGGGCGGGTCAAGACCCTGCATCCCAAGATCCACGGCGGCATCCTCGCCCGGCGGGATCTGGAGGGCCACCGCGCGGCCATGGCGGAACAAGAGATCGCGCCGATCGACCTGGTGGTGGTCAACCTCTATCCCTTCACCCGGACCGTGGCCGCGGGCGCCGACTTCCCGACCTGCATCGAGAACATCGACATCGGCGGCCCGGCGATGCTGCGCGCCGCGGCCAAGAACCACGACTGGGTGACCGTGGTCGTCGACCCCGGCGACTATGCGGCCCTGCTAAAGGAACAGGACCGGAACCAGGGCGCCACCTCGCTTGAGCTGCGCCGGCGCCTGGCCGGCAAGGTCTACGCCCACACCGCGGCCTACGACAGCGCCATCGCCAACTGGTTGGCCGAGCAGGAGGGCGAGAGCCTGCCGGAGAGCCTGCTGATCTCGGGCCGGCGGCTGCAGAGCCTGCGCTACGGCGAGAATCCGCACCAGCAGGCGGCCTTCTACGCCGCGCTCTCGGGCCCGGTGGCGCCGCGCCCCGGCGTCGCGGCGGCGACCCAGGTCCAGGGCAAGGCGCTGAGCTACAACAACCTCAACGACACCGACGCCGCCTTCGAGCTGGCCGCCGAGTTCGAGCAGCCCGCCATCGCCATCATCAAGCACGCCAACCCCTGCGGCGTGGCCGAGGCGGCGAGCCTGCACGAGGCCTACCGCCGCGCCCTGGCCTGCGATCCGGTCAGCGCCTACGGCGGGATCGTCGCCGCCAACCGGCCGCTGGACCAGGACACGGCGGCGGAGATCGCCGAGCTCTTCGTCGAGGTGGTGATCGCGCCCGGCGCGGACGAGGCCGCGAAGGCAGCCTTCGCGCGCAAGAAGAACCTGCGCCTGCTGCTGACCGAGGGCCTGCCGGACCCGGCGGCGGCGGGCCTGACGATCAAGGCCCTGTCGGGCGGCTATCTGGTGCAGGGCCGGGATGCCGGCCGGATCCTGCCGGGCGACCTGAAGGTCGTGACAAAGCGGCAGCCGAGCCAAGAGGAGCTGGCCGATCTGATCTTCGCCTTCCGGGTGGCCAAGCACGTCAAGTCAAACACCATCGTCTACGCCAAGGACGGCGCCACGGTCGGCATCGGCGCCGGGCAGATGAGCCGGGTCGACGCCGCGCATATCGCCGCCCAGAAATCCCGCGACGCCGCCGAGGCGGCGGGCGAGACGGCCTCGCGCACCGAGGGCGCGGCGGTCGCGTCCGACGCCTTCTTCCCCTTCGCCGACGGCCTGCTGGTGGCGGTCGAGGCCGGCGCCACCGCGGTGATCCAGCCGGGCGGCTCGATCCGCGACGACGAGGTCATCGCCGCCGCCGACGCGGCCAGCCTGGCCATGGTCTTCACCGGCATGCGGCATTTCCGGCACTGA
- a CDS encoding acyl-CoA thioester hydrolase/BAAT C-terminal domain-containing protein — protein MTVSRPPRRPASRHRAFWRASVCCLLFLTLSAQAAAAEETAAEVAPFQPFTASLSDGAARRYYLAPAAGPPKPLLVMVQGSGCAPVFRRNENGEPSGWIGQKELYRLSAGRYAVMVAEKPGVAPESERTGGGMAGCPETFLRRHGLQSWAAALTATIDAARAHPAVSGAPIRLLGISEGAVTAAYLARRRDDVSHIAFISGFGCNLIDDMLVVVRREWLRENAEARGEARQRGVAAAVSELENRFRAVFSGGAPADGLIAGQTPKFWSTFGVACPAEDLAASDAEVFVAYGTADEEISADGIEEITARRLIASKPLRVVRIVGGGHALETPDEPGPGANLSSVFRQALDWMQE, from the coding sequence GTGACGGTGTCACGCCCGCCTCGGAGGCCAGCCTCACGGCACCGCGCGTTCTGGCGTGCTTCAGTGTGCTGCCTCCTGTTTCTCACACTCTCGGCACAGGCCGCCGCGGCCGAGGAAACGGCCGCGGAGGTCGCGCCGTTTCAGCCCTTCACGGCCTCGCTTTCCGACGGCGCGGCGCGCCGATACTACCTCGCGCCGGCCGCCGGACCGCCGAAGCCGCTGCTGGTCATGGTTCAGGGGTCGGGTTGCGCGCCCGTCTTCCGGAGAAACGAGAACGGTGAACCGAGCGGCTGGATAGGACAAAAAGAGCTCTACCGGCTGTCCGCGGGCCGCTACGCCGTGATGGTCGCCGAGAAGCCAGGCGTGGCCCCGGAAAGCGAGCGCACCGGCGGCGGCATGGCCGGCTGCCCCGAGACCTTCCTCAGGCGACACGGGCTCCAGAGCTGGGCGGCTGCCCTCACCGCGACGATCGATGCGGCGCGCGCCCACCCCGCCGTCAGCGGCGCACCGATCCGCCTGCTCGGCATCTCGGAGGGCGCGGTCACCGCCGCCTATCTCGCGCGCCGGCGCGACGACGTGAGTCACATCGCATTCATCTCCGGCTTTGGCTGTAACTTGATCGACGACATGTTGGTTGTCGTGCGGCGCGAGTGGCTGCGCGAGAACGCCGAGGCGCGCGGCGAAGCCCGGCAGCGAGGCGTCGCCGCGGCAGTGTCCGAATTGGAGAACCGCTTCCGCGCCGTCTTCTCCGGCGGGGCCCCGGCCGACGGCCTCATCGCGGGGCAGACCCCGAAGTTCTGGTCCACCTTCGGCGTCGCCTGCCCCGCGGAGGACCTCGCGGCGAGCGACGCCGAGGTCTTCGTCGCCTATGGGACCGCGGACGAGGAGATCAGCGCCGACGGCATCGAAGAGATCACGGCGCGCCGGCTGATCGCCAGCAAGCCACTGCGCGTCGTCCGAATCGTCGGCGGCGGCCACGCTCTGGAGACGCCGGACGAGCCCGGTCCAGGCGCAAACCTGAGCTCCGTCTTCCGCCAGGCGCTCGACTGGATGCAGGAGTGA
- a CDS encoding heparinase II/III family protein translates to MADAVKSAQASPQPPSQAPGRTQQRRGFRRLSGELKIGALLYAAKTPFFALPLYRWTLNGRAVVAPRIVFSDPWPGSAEAGRQILEGGLVLKGRPYPEIAPPWHPPKLGLPVLLALHGFDWLRDLRTAGGDAARRRARDLTASWIEQHRDWHPLAWHPEAIGQRLSSWFGLFEFFAASADILFRQTLLQSAGRQAQHLARVLPAGLCGAELISAVKGLIFAGVSLPDGRAWLDRGQALLLQEIHRQVQVDGGQAERCPSIQLQVLRDLVDIRALLLVAEVPVPPDLQLAVERMAAVLRLLRHGDGGLALFNGGNEEASWLIDSLLQRASRRSKPLMSAPQSGFQRLQAGRSLVLVDAGAPPEPAYDRRAHAGTLSFEMSVGRERLIVNCGTFEADDALATAARGTSAHSTLIVAETNSSAVLTSGGLGRRPGTVICRRQEGEGGIWLELSHDGYAAPHGLLHHRRLFLAESGEDLRGEDRLEGGASGGLDFALRFHLHPGVQASLLQTGDAVLLRLPKGGGWRLRLRGATLALEDGVYLGERGQPRRCQQIVARGTTEAEGALVKWALRREVPRGG, encoded by the coding sequence ATGGCCGACGCCGTCAAGAGCGCCCAGGCCTCCCCCCAGCCCCCGAGCCAAGCGCCGGGCCGGACGCAGCAGCGCCGCGGCTTCCGCCGCCTGTCCGGCGAGCTCAAGATCGGCGCCCTGCTCTACGCCGCCAAGACACCCTTCTTCGCCCTGCCGCTCTATCGTTGGACTCTGAACGGGCGCGCCGTCGTGGCGCCGCGGATCGTGTTCAGCGATCCTTGGCCGGGCAGCGCCGAGGCCGGACGCCAGATCTTGGAGGGCGGCCTGGTGCTCAAGGGCCGGCCCTATCCCGAGATCGCCCCGCCCTGGCACCCGCCAAAGCTCGGCCTGCCGGTCCTGCTCGCCCTGCACGGCTTCGACTGGCTGCGCGACCTGCGCACCGCCGGCGGCGACGCCGCGCGGCGCCGGGCCCGGGACCTGACCGCGTCCTGGATCGAGCAGCACCGCGACTGGCATCCCCTGGCCTGGCATCCCGAGGCCATCGGCCAGCGCCTGTCGTCCTGGTTCGGGCTCTTCGAGTTCTTCGCCGCCAGCGCCGACATCCTGTTCCGCCAGACCCTGCTGCAGTCGGCCGGGCGCCAGGCCCAGCACCTGGCTCGGGTGCTGCCGGCCGGGCTCTGCGGCGCCGAGCTGATCTCGGCGGTCAAGGGCCTGATCTTCGCCGGCGTCAGCCTGCCCGACGGCCGGGCCTGGCTGGACCGCGGCCAGGCACTGCTGCTGCAGGAGATCCACCGCCAGGTCCAGGTCGACGGCGGCCAGGCCGAGCGCTGCCCCAGCATCCAGCTGCAGGTGCTGCGCGACCTGGTCGACATCCGCGCCCTGCTGTTGGTCGCCGAGGTGCCGGTGCCCCCGGACTTGCAGCTCGCCGTCGAGCGCATGGCCGCCGTGCTGCGCCTGCTGCGCCACGGCGACGGCGGGCTGGCCCTTTTCAACGGCGGCAACGAGGAGGCGTCCTGGCTGATCGACAGCCTGCTGCAGCGCGCCAGCCGGCGCAGCAAGCCCCTGATGTCGGCACCGCAGAGCGGCTTCCAACGCCTGCAGGCCGGGCGCAGCCTGGTCCTGGTCGACGCCGGCGCGCCGCCGGAGCCGGCCTACGACCGGCGCGCCCACGCCGGCACCCTGTCCTTCGAGATGAGCGTCGGGCGCGAGCGCCTGATCGTGAACTGCGGCACCTTCGAGGCCGACGACGCCCTGGCGACGGCAGCCCGGGGCACCTCGGCCCATTCGACCCTGATCGTCGCCGAGACCAACTCCTCGGCGGTCCTGACCAGCGGCGGCCTGGGGCGGCGGCCGGGCACGGTGATCTGCCGGCGCCAGGAGGGCGAGGGCGGGATCTGGCTGGAACTCAGCCACGACGGCTACGCCGCGCCCCACGGCCTGCTCCACCACCGCCGGCTCTTCCTGGCCGAGAGCGGCGAGGACCTGCGCGGCGAGGACCGCCTGGAGGGCGGCGCCTCCGGCGGGCTGGACTTCGCCCTGCGCTTCCACCTGCACCCCGGGGTCCAGGCCAGCCTTTTGCAGACCGGCGACGCGGTCCTGCTGCGCCTGCCCAAGGGCGGCGGCTGGCGCCTGCGCCTGCGCGGCGCGACCCTGGCCCTGGAGGACGGCGTCTACCTGGGCGAGCGGGGCCAGCCCCGGCGCTGCCAGCAGATCGTCGCCCGCGGCACCACCGAGGCCGAGGGCGCGCTGGTGAAATGGGCCCTGCGCCGCGAGGTTCCGCGCGGCGGGTGA
- the rpe gene encoding ribulose-phosphate 3-epimerase: MSGKVRIAPSILAADFARLGEEVKAVTEAGADWIHLDVMDGHFVPNLTFGPDMVRALRPHSALTFDTHLMIAPADPYLEAFAEAGSDVITIHPEAGPHLHRSLQAIRALGKKAGVSLNPATPLSAIEHVLEDVDLILVMSVNPGFGGQSFIPGALEKLKALRARIDALGLSIDLEVDGGINFETAPRAIAAGADVLVAGTATFKGGASAYAESIRRLRGP; encoded by the coding sequence ATGTCGGGGAAGGTGCGAATCGCGCCGTCCATCCTTGCCGCCGACTTCGCGCGGCTGGGCGAGGAGGTGAAGGCGGTCACCGAGGCCGGGGCGGACTGGATCCACCTCGACGTGATGGACGGTCACTTCGTCCCCAACCTGACCTTCGGGCCGGACATGGTGCGCGCCCTACGGCCGCACTCGGCCCTGACCTTCGACACCCACCTGATGATCGCGCCGGCCGACCCCTATCTCGAAGCCTTCGCCGAGGCAGGGTCCGACGTGATCACGATCCATCCGGAGGCCGGGCCGCATCTGCACCGCAGCCTGCAGGCGATCCGCGCCCTGGGCAAGAAGGCAGGCGTGTCGCTGAACCCGGCGACCCCGCTCTCGGCCATCGAGCACGTGCTTGAGGACGTCGACCTGATTCTGGTGATGAGCGTCAACCCGGGCTTCGGCGGCCAGTCCTTCATCCCCGGCGCGCTCGAAAAGCTGAAGGCGCTGCGCGCGCGGATCGACGCCCTGGGCCTGAGCATCGACCTGGAGGTCGACGGCGGCATCAACTTCGAGACCGCACCCCGGGCCATCGCCGCCGGCGCCGACGTCTTGGTCGCCGGCACCGCGACCTTCAAGGGCGGAGCCTCGGCCTACGCCGAGAGCATCCGCCGCCTGCGCGGCCCGTGA